Genomic segment of Bacteroidota bacterium:
TTTAAATACCGATGGAACCAGCTCTTTATTTATGGATATTGATGCGAAAGTAAAATCATCCGGTGGAGAGCAAGGGCTTTTAGGATTAGCTTTTGACCCTAATTATGCTGCGAACGGATACTTTTATGTGAATTATACCAATAATACAGGAACAGGAAATACTGTTGTTGCAAGATATACGCGCAATGCTGTAAATCCAAATATTGCGGATGTTGCGAGTGAGGTCATAATTATGACCATCGTTCAACCATTTACAAATCACAATGGTGGAAATTTGGAATTCGGACCTGATGGATATTTATATATCGGTACCGGTGATGGCGGAAGTGGTGGAGATCCGGGCAATCGTGCACAGGATATCACTGATCAAAAATTAGGTAAGATGTTGCGTATTGATGTCAGCTCACTTCCATATACAAATCCTGCCACAAATCCTTTTATAGGTATTACCGGTGATGATGAAATTTGGCAATATGGTTTAAGAAATCCATGGCGTTTTTCTTTCGATAGAGAAACAGGTGATCTTTGGATCGGAGATGTTGGACAAGGTGCATGGGAAGAAGTTAATTTTCAACCGGCATCATCAACAGGTGGAGAAAATTGGGGCTGGAGATGTTATGAAGGAAATGCGGTTTATGATGGTGCAGGTTGTGCCGGTGCAGGTTCATACGATTTCCCGATTTATGTTTATAATCACACTTTTGCTTTAGGAGGATATGCAATTACGGGTGGTTATGTTTATCGCGGAACTCAATATCCAGGTATGGTTGGATATTATATTTTCTGTGATTATGTTTCTGGTAATTGGTGGACCACAGTTTCCAACGGAGTAGGTGGATGGACATCAGTGAAAGAACCATTTACACAAGATGATATTTCAACATTTGGAGAAGGTGCTGATGGAGAAATTTATTGCGCTTCTTTATCCGGCGGAGAAATTTATCATGTTGTTGATGCATGTGGTGATTTTGAACTTTCCACTTCTGTTACTAATGCAAATTTTGGTTTAAATAATGGAGCGATCGATCTTACAGTAACCGGTGGAAATGCTCCTTTTAGTTATGCATGGAGTAATGCTGCAACTACAGAGGATATTTCTTCGTTAATGGCAGGAAGTTATTCTGTAACGGTTACAGATGCCATAGGTTGTACACGTTTAGCGACCGTAACCGTAAGTTCTGTATGCGGACCACTTCCATCCATCTCAATAACCGGATTAAGCTCAACAACTGCAAGTTTCGATTGGATTGATGAAGGTGTTGGAAGTTATAAAGTACAATACAGACCAGCTGCAGGCGGCGCATGGACAAATTCCATGGTTGCAACAAGTAATGTTACCCTTGCAGGACTAACTCCGGCAACTGCTTATAAATTAAAAGTGAGTTATACTTGTCCGGGTGGAACTAAATATTCCAAAAGCAAAAATTTCAGCACACCTGCACGTTTAGGAACAGAAGAAATTATTGCTCCCGAAATTATTCCCAATCCTGGTTCAGGATTATTTAATGTTTTAAATCTTGACAATAAAACAACTATCCGAATATTCGATATTACCGGCCAACTCACCGGCGAATTTTCCGGCCAAACAAATGCAACATTAGATCTGACAAATTATGCAGAAGGAATGTATTTTGTGCAGTTTGTGAAGGAGAATAATGTGGTGAGTGTGCAGCAACTGATTATTGCGAGATAAGGGAGATAAATTATTCATTTTTAAAAGCTGCTTCCATTTGGGGGCAGTTTTTTTTTTGACCTAAAATGTCCTTGCAATTGTAAATTCTCCGCCTAAAAAATAAACCTGGAACCCTGATTAGTAGGGACATTATTATAGAAAAATTTCAATGAAAAATTCTACGCTAACCCCGGGTAGGGGTGGCATTATTTTAGAAAAAAGTAAATGAGAAATCACGGTAACCCCGGTTAGGGGTGGCATTATATCCCACCCAATAAATAAGCACATCTACTAAAACAAATTATATTTAATGTAGTGTTTTTAAAATATCGTTTTTGCAAATCAATTACGTATTTTGTGTTATGGGATATAATGCCACCCCTTTCCGGGGTTAAATTCCTTTACTATTGAAGGTTGTACTATAATAATGTCACCCCTACCCGGGGTTTACTTTTTCGATCGCAGAAAATATTAATCGGGATTACAACTCATTCCACTAATAGCGGGCGTACTATCTCATTCCAAACCCCATATCCCTTCTCATTCATATGTAATTTATCATCATAAAAATAAGTAGTATCCGGCCGTCCATCGGGAGTAAGCATTCGCGAATAAATATTTGCAAAGGTGATATTACTTTGTTGTGCTGAATAAACTGCAACCATAGTATTAAATGCAATAATTTTATGCATCATATTTATTTTGGAGGGGCTCGGTTTCAAAGAAATATATATAATGGGAACATCTGTATATTTATTTCTGATGACAGAAATTAAATTCACAAACCGCGAGAAAACAATTTCGGGGGATATTGTATCAACCGCAGCAAAATCATTTTCACCACAATAAATTACGATCTGTTTTGGATCGTATTTTAATATCACATCATCGGCATAATTTATTACATCCTCAAAAGTAGAACCGCCAAATCCCCGATTTAAAATTGGATACCCAACAAAAGCACTATCCAATTTGATCCAGTTTTTTATCGACGAACTTCCAATAAACAGAATCGGATTTTGAGGCAACTGACCAACAGTATCCACCTGACGATAATAATTGATCTCCGGATCAAAATTTCCCGACGCGGTCATTTGCCCCGATACATCTCCATGAATTCTGAACAATAAAAAAAGACTCGCTATTTTATATCTTATATTCTTAAATAATTTCATCATTTTGTGTTTCACCTCTAGACCAATAATAAACGGATGCTATGAACTTATAATTTTAGAAAGGTAAAATTAATTAAAACCCTAGACCTAACATCTTTTGGAACTTTCACCTCGCAGGTTAGAAAATCGACCTACCAGGTTTTTTTTAACCTGTGAGGTCTGATTTTCGGGATGGAGATCAAGAAGCTTCATTTTGCCATAAATTTAGATCTCATCTTGCCGACCTTCCAGGTTAGAAAATCGACCTTCCAGGTTTTTTTTAACCTGGCAGGTCTGATTTTCGGGTTGCAGTGAAAAAATTTCATCTTACGCTAAACTTAGATTAAGTCCTGCCGACCTTCCAGGTTTGGGAAACCTTGAAGGTCTACATTTTTTAACCTGGCAGGTCTGATTTTCGTGATGGAGATCAAGAAGCTTCATTTTGCCATAAACTTAGATTACATCCTGCCGACCTTCCAGGTTAGAAAATCGACCTACCAGGTTTTTTTAACCTGTGAGGTCTGATTTTCGGGATGGAGTAAAAAATTTCATCTTACGCTTAACTTAGATCACACCCTGCTGAACTTCCAGGTTTGGGAAACCTGGTAGGTCTACATTTTTTAACCTGGCAGGTCTACCAAATTTATCGTATCATTGCGATATAATTACAACCATGGGATTAGCCAAAATTGAAGATTTTACCATACGGGAAAACAAGATTGCCCAATTTGCCAAGGCATTGGCGCATCCTGCTCGTATTGCCATTCTTCAGCTATTGCTGAAAAAACAAACTTGTTATTGCGGGGATATTGTGGAAGAAATGCCCTTATCACAATCCACTGTTTCGCAGCACCTTAAGGAACTAAAAAATGCAGGTTTGATCAAGGGAACCATCGATGGGGCCAAAATTTGTTATTGTATTGATGAAATCGTCTGGGAACAGGCACAGCATTACCTCGTGGCGCTTTTGAAAACGCCGGTTCAGACAAATAAATGCTGCTGAAATGATTGTACAAATATTAGCGTAATATTACGATTGTATTAATTTATAAGAAAAACTCAAAAAAAAATGTCACCAATAAAAGTTTTATTTCTATGTGTGCACAATAGTGCAAGGAGCCAGATGGCGGAAGCTTATTTGAAAAAATTTGGAGGTTCTGCCTTTGAAGTGGAAAGTGCAGGATTGGAACCCGGAAAATTAAATCCTCTTGCAATTGCAGTGATGCAGGAGGATGGAATTGATATTTCAAACAATCCGACAAAAGATGTTTTTGGAATGTATAAGGATGGAAAATTATTTAATTATGTAGTAACAGTTTGCGACGCACATAATTCAGAACGTTGTCCTGTATTTCCGGGAATTACAACACGTATAGGTTGGGAGTTTGATGATCCTTCCTCTTTTACAGGTACACAGGAAGAAAAGTTGGAAAGAACACGTGTCGTAAGAGATCAGATAAAAGCTTCGGTTAAACAATTTATTCAGGACAGAAATCTTTAATAAATGAAACGATATCTTGCTGAATTTATTGGCACTTTTGCTTTGGTATTTTGTGGTACGGGTGCAATAATTATCAACGAACAAAGCGGTGTTATTTCTCATGCAGGAATTGCAATTACTTTCGGATTAATTGTTATGGTAATGATATATGCTGTCGGAAATATTTCCGGTGCGCATTTTAATCCTGCGGTGACAATTGCATTTACTGCTGCAAAAAAATTTCCACTCGATCAATTATCACAATATATAATTGCGCAGGTTGGTGGGGCCGTACTCGCTTCATTAATTTTAAAATTTCTTTTTCCCGAAAATATTTTATTGGGAACCACACTTCCTTCAGGAACTGATTTGCAAAGTTTCGTTTTGGAAATTATTCTCACCTTCTTTTTAATGTTTGTAATAATTAATGTTGCACATGGTTCTAAAGAACAAGGCATGTTCGCCGGACTTGCAATTGGTTCCACTGTTCTATTGGATGCCATGTTTGCCGGACCAATTTCCGGCGCATCCATGAATCCCGCCAGATCATTTTCCCCAGCTTTAATTTCAGGAGAATTCTCGCATTTATGGATATACCTTACCGCCCCAATAATTGGTGCTCTCCTTGCAGTTTTACTTCATAATATCCTCACAAAACCAGATGCAATTAAATTGCAGTCAAATTAAATGAAAAAACTTTTAATCAAAAATAAGTTGGCATTTATTTTTCTATTAATTTGTATTACTGCAATATCAAGTTGTATTCTATTTAAGAATTCTGAAAAAATGAATTATATCATTACCTATCCGCTTGCAATAATCGGTTGGGTCGTGTTTTTTATTTTGGTGAGGAAAGGGAGAAGGTTTGAAGTTAAGAAGGATGATTTGGAATAACATTAGCGTAAATTAATTAGCCGGTAAGTCGGAAAGTTCGATAAGTAAGCGGGAAGAGATTTTAGGGGGAATTAAAATTATAATTCCTATTGGTGATTTTTTAGGCCACGAAGGGACAAAGAACACAAAGGTACACGAAGAAGATTTCGTTGGAATAAAATCTTAATTTCCTATTGATATTTTTTTAGGCCACTAAGGCACAAAGAACACAAAGGTTACACGAAGAGGTTTTCGTTGAAATAAAATTTTAATTTCTAATTAAAAATAAATTATTTCCTATGGCTTTTCGAGTGATATTTAATAAATTTTCAATGGAATGAATTCGTTCAGGGTTGTCACCGGGCCTCATCAGGTGGCTTTAATATCCCTTGTGTGCAGCCACAATTAATCAAATTTTCAAATGATAAAAGAATTGAGCGAAAATCAGCGCCACCATCAGGAAAAAATTAATATTTTAATATGAAATTAATTAATAATTCGGTAGAATAATTTCCAATTTAGGTGTGGCGCCTTTTTCGCTCGGGGTGGCAAACACTAGGGATATTTAAGCCGACTGATGCAGCCCTTGATTTTTGGTGCTACCTTTTTATCAAGAAAAAGGTAGCGAAGTTTCATGCGAACGATTACTATTAATTCAATCCGAAAATTTTCTTAAATAGATTTATTAATCAAAGTTATATTAATTAACTTTCATAAAATTGGATTCAAATGTTTCAATGTTACAGACTCACCACTCGCTATTCACCACTCACCATCTTACTTACAAGAACAACAACAATCAGTCAATGCAATATTCCACAATATATTCGTATGTAATCCCACTATCACCATTTCCGGTTCAATGGAAATTGCAGAATTTAATGGAACATCAGTTATAGAACTCAAAGGAAATCCAGGAACACAACCTAAAAAATCGGCAAAGGCAGTTTGTGCTGTTTGCAGATGATTAAAAATAACGGTTTGTAGTGCTGCAGGCATGGGAGCCGGCTGACACATGCGTGAATTTGCATGTGCTTGTGCCGCACCAATATGAATTCCGAGAACATAAAGCGACATTAAGGTTGATCCATTGCCACAATTCAGGGTGACTTTTTCCACTGCTGCCTGAATATCTTTAATAACAAATTCTATTTCTGCAACACATTGTGCATTTGTAAGAGAAGGAAGTTTTGCAATGAGTGCATCAATTTTAGCAACATCATAGGGAACACATTTAACAACTTCTAAAGCAGTCTTAGCATTTTTAATTACCGCTTGCATTGCCGCAATAGAACCCGCAGGAACTATTGTGGGTTCATGCGCCGCTCTCGCCCACGCTGAACCCAATCCTCCAACGCCCGCGTAAAATGTGCTGAGTTCTCTTCTGCATAAAGTGGAAGGTGTTCCTGTCACGGTAGTAGTTGTTGTGGTAGTTGTGCTGGTACCGGTGCCTGTAGCTGCTCCTACAGTAAATGTATATCTCGACTGCACTACATATTCGTTTTTCATATAAGAGCGCACTTCATAAGTGCCCTCAGGTAATCCCGGAAAAGGCATGGTTCCCGATTTTTTACCTTCCGTATAAAACCAATATGATGATTGATCATCTTTAAAACCAACAGGTGCAATTGCGATCCAGTCGTTTCCATTGCCCGGGAAATTAGAATAATTCACATTTATTTTTTCATTCGCTGCATACTTTGTTTTTTCTGTTTCGGCTTTCATTTTATCGGCAGCAGATGCATATCCCACCGTAAATTGATATCTACAACGAACAACATATTCATTCTTAAAATAACCCCTCACCTCATATTTACCCTCAGGCAATCCCGGAAATGGTACTGTTCCGCTGCTTCCACCACCGGTATAATACCAGTACGACGATTTATCATCTGCAAATCCAACCGGTGCAATCGCAACCCAATCGTTGGTATTACCCGGAAATCCCGAGAAATTTACTGTTATCGGTAGGGTTGGAGCTACAAAAAGACTTTGGGTGGATACACTTTGAGATCTAATGGAATTCGAGAATCCAATAAATAAAAATGCAAGCAGGAGGGTGTGGTGCGGTTTCATTGTGCTGATTATTTAAACTAAAGATAAGTTTTTATTTGAAAAAAATGCATGGAATAGGGGTTCAGACCTATTTGTTTAATGTGTTAAAATTGGGAATCAATTAGTTTAATAGTCAATCTATAACTTGACAGATATGTTGTAAGGTAAAGCTATTTATTTGCTCAAAAATTTTGGAATTAATGAAGGACTGTTTCACAGAAATACAAAGTGGAAATAAAGAATTATTTTTAGGTCTATGAAAATGATCGTATATTTTTTTGGATTTTATTTGATGTGTGCAAAATGTATTGCTCAGGTTTATACATTGGATCCATTATATGAATGTGAAACAATTGAACTCAAGAAAGGAGGGGATCTGGAGTTGTATTCCATCGATTCTTTTACACGAGGGAAATTTGTGATAGACCTCGATAAAATGACTTTCACAGATCCCGTAACTATTCTTTCGCAGCCTGAAATTATCGACATTAAAAAGGTCACTAAACTGGAAAATAACCTGATACAGATCGATCTTAAAAAAGATAACCGATACTCACCCGATCTTTATTATTTACAGCTTGATTCAATGGGTGATCCATTATATCTTCAACAATCTGAAGTGATATTTAAAAATTATACCAGTAATCCGGCTTCTCTGATATTGCACTCTGAATGTACAAGAAACTTAATAGTGGAGATTCCATATACTGCAGGCGACCCTGCACCTGATGTTGCATTGAAGAAAGCTCTTGAGACTGCAGATTTTACGGATGGGGATAATTCATTTCAACTTGAGCATGGATACCTTACCTGGACATCGGGTAAAGGAAAAAATGCGGTCCAAAGTAAGATCAGGATCGATAATGCATACGTCTCAACAAATTCTGATAAATATTACATACAGCTCACGGGAAAAGATAATTTCGGACTATCTTACAGTATTGCATTTTACCATTCAAGGAATGGATATCCTGCATATAATTATATTTTTTTTGAACGAATTGAGAATGGCAAGTGGATCGTGATGCAGTGTTTTTGAAAGGAAATTATTGAGGTAATTTGATCAATAATTGTGTAATTATCTCTATAATAATTCAATAGACGCAGATACGAAAACCGCCTTGTAACTTTCGCCATAATATTTAAAGATTTAGAATTTATCCAACAATACATATTTCAATGATCTACAAATATTGTTGCTATTGAATGGGCAAGTTATATTGTTGATTCCGCCAATTTATTTAACTTTCCGGTAAAATCGTTTATTATGAAAATGAGCACAATTGGATGGATCGGATTGATCATCGGGGGAATCGGTGGACTAATAGGGTTGATCGTGGGCATCATGGCTGATCCTTTCGAAGGCTACATTGTTGGAGGTATTATTGTATCCATATTTTTTCTTATTTATTGGTTTTTTATACGACCCACGATCACCGCAAACCGTATTTTAAAAACTGGAGAGCAACGCAATGGGAAAATTTTGGAAGTATGGGACACAGGTGTCACCATAAATAACGATCCACAGATAGGAATGTTGGTGGAAGTTTCGGATAAATACGGGAAGACATATCAGACAAAAACAAAAATGGTTATTTCCAGACTGCAAGTAGCTGATGTGCGCCCCGGGCAAATGGTGACGCTGCGGGTGGATCCACAAAACGAACAAAAAATTGCAATAGAATCCTTCGGTATATCAGGAGGTGTAAATTATACCCAAAATGAATATGAAGACGACTTAAACCAAATTCTTGTGCAGATCGATAAAGAAAATAAAGAAATTTTATTGTCAGGCATTTCTGCAGAAGCAAAAGTTGTCGGTTATTACGACCTGAATATAAAAGTGAATGGCGACAACCCGATGGTTATGTTATTTGTTGAAGTTTATCCAGGCCTAAAAGCACCATTTTTTGCAGAGGTAAAAGGGGTAATTGCAACACAGTCGGTATCGAAATTTCAGCCGGGTAGTACAATTACTGTTAAATACGATCCGAAAAACTTAATGCGGGTGACGGTGGAGAATAGTTGAGATTGATTGTTGAATGTTGTGGTGAAAGTTTTCCTTGCTAGTGAACCAAAAGAAGTGTTTATTAAATTCTCATTTAAATGCAGATTTACCTTTGAAAATTTAAAGATTTCCATTGTATAAAAGTATAGTATTATATTCTATAAATATAGTAAGTATTCGACTAAGGTATTTCATTATTTGATATAACATTACCTTGAAATGTAAACGTTATTTTTTTGCCATTGGATAATATAAACCCCATTGTTTTATAAAAGTGTCCAGTATATTTTAAAGCGAAGCAAGCTTTGAATGAATAGATTGCCTCATTGATAAGTACACCTCTTGGATATTCGCAAATAATATGTGGATCAGTGGTCCATGTACTTTCTATCCAAACAGTATCTAGCGCAGTATATTTAAAATATTTAATAAGGTCATATTCAAACGTTGCGGTTAAATCACCTAAATTATGCTTCAAAGAATCAGTAACAAATCCGTATGTAGTATCAATAAATTCAATGCAGTCAGGCCTATCTACTTCACCAGCAGTTTTTATTTGTGAAAAACTCAAGTTCATGTAACTTACTATAGATATAATATTAATGAGTAAATATTTCATTCAACAATCAATTTATGCATAAATTTACTTCCATCAATAACTACTTTTACAAAATAAAATCCATTAATAAATTCCGAAACATCAATTTCAGTTTCACCTGATTTAATTATCATTTGCAAAATATTTTTCCCTGATAAATCGCATATTGTAATGTTTGATGAAGAATTTATATTGAATTGGGTATTAATTGAAAGGATTATTTTATCATTTGCAGGATTTGGGTAAATGGAAATAGCATTTTCGTTTTTTATCCCATCTAATCCAACTCCTTCATCCACAATTTGATTGCAATTATTATCCAGCCCGTCCAGTATTTCAGGAGCACCTGGATAAATTAAAGGATTGGTATCATCACAATCCGTGCTGTCAGATTGATAATTAGCCAAATCGAAAAAACATGTTGAAGTATCAATTAATACATTTCCAAAATGATCTCCGTCTTGATCATAATAAAGAATAAATTGAGGTAAATCATCATCGATCAGTATATTACAATTATCATCCAAATGATTGCAGAATTCATTTGCACCCGGATTAATTAAAAAATTAGCATCATTGCAGTCAGTGCTATCACTGGAGTAACCCGGTGCAGTGGCATAACATGTTAAAGTATCAAAATCTGAATTCCCGAAGGTGTCGTTATCATTATCAGCATACATTGTAAATATAGGAAGAGCATCATCTATAAATCCATTGCAATCATCATCAATATCATTACATATTTCTGTATTAAATGTACAGTCAGGGAAAAGTTTAATTATCCAAAAATCTCTATCTCCAATACCTTCTTCTGTTTTATCTACTGATGCTCCGGAATAAGACCAGCCACTAATTAAATAATTGCCTTCAGGTGTTTGCTGAGCAAACCAGCCTAAATCACTCTCACTTCCTCCAAGTGTATTTTGCCATTCGATAAGACCCGTTGAATCTAATTTTATTATCCAATAATCATAATAATTATTACCATAAATATCAGCGCCCGTATAATTATTTTCTATTTTATCACCTGTTATACCAGAATTTGAATAACCACCCAAAATAAATCCCCCATCGCTGGTATTTTGAATTGATTTTAAATTATCCCTCTTACTTCCTCCAATGGTATTTTGCCATTCGATATTTCCTAATGAATCTAATTTCACTACCCAATAATCTTCAAAACCAAAATTCTCTTCAGTTTTATCACCGGAAATTCCAGAATAGGAGTGGGCACTAATTACATATCCATTTCCATTAGTTAATTCAATCGACGTTAAATAATCCCAGTTTGAGCCACCAATAGTATTTTGCCATTCAATGTTCCCTGATGAATCCAGTTTAATTATCCAGAGATCATATGACCCTAAACTGGCTTCTGTTTTATCCCCGGAAATTCCGGAGGCCGAATATCCACCTAAAATATAACCCCCATCTGCTGTTTGTTTTGTTGAGCATAAATAATCCAGACTTGTTCCGCCAATATTATTTTGCCAAATAATATTTCCAACACTATCTAATTTAATCACCCAATAATCTGGAGCACCTGAAATGGAAGACTCCGTTTTATCACCTGAAACATATGATTCAGAATGACCGCCTACGATGAAACCATGATCATCCGTTTGAGAAATTGAATACAGAAAATCATCCTCCCACCCACCTATTGTATTTTCCCACTCAATATTGCCATTGGAATCAAGTTTTACAACCCAATAATCATAATAATTCCCCAAAGAATCGGCACCTCCTAAATGATTTTCTGTTTTATCACCTGAAATATCAGAATTGGAAATGCAACCCAAAATATATCCTCCGTCAATAGTTTGTTGCAAACCCTCAATGCCTTCACCTTGATCACCTCCAATTGTATTTTGCCACTCGATATTATAATTAGAATCAAGTTTTATTACCCAAACATCCCAGCCGCCAATAGTGTCCTCAGTTTTATCTCCCGATATTCCTGAAGACGAATTTCCGGCGAGTATAATTCCACCATCGAATGTAATTTGAGAACACTTTAACCAGTCATATCCGCTTCCCCCGATCGTTTTTTGCCATTCAATTTCTGGAGCCTGCCCGTAACCACGAGTCATGCAAAATAGTAAAATGAAGTATAAGCTTTTCATGGAGTGTTTCATGAATGTAAATTTAGGAAAAGGATCGGTAGTTCGGTATAATTTTTGCCAAAATCCTTAAAACACACAAATGAAATTCTTGCCGCTTTTATTCTTTTATTTTATCCGGGTTATAAATGCATATGCTCAACCGAATATTGAAATTTCGGTTGATAGTTCTGAAGCATGGAAATTTAGCAGAGCTGAAGATAATCACGCATTCCCTAAAATCATTTATTATGATTATCAGATTGGAGAAGTTCCATTTGGAAAATCATTCAAAATGAATTTTTATATGAAAAATATTTCTTCTGATCCAATTGAAATTGGCCAAATGTATTGGGGAGAAGGATTTATTTCTCCAGAATGGGTAAGTAACAACAGAATTTTACAATCCGGTGAAACAGGACATTTTATATATACCTTTCATTCACATGCGATGCCCGGTAACTTTAATAAAGCTGGAAGAGTTTCGATTAAATACCAGAATGAATATTACCACATTAATATTATTTTTCGAGGAAAACAACTTGAAAAATCAAATCCTCAAAAAGAGAAAGATGGGGATATTCCAAAAATAAAATGGGATGACATGGATGGATATGATTTTGGGGATGTTCAGTCCGGAATACCGATCTCGCATAAATTTTATTTTTTGAATTGTGGAGCCAGTCCATTTGAAATTAAAAACGTTTGGTTTAACGGCCCTCGAAATTGGATCACAGGAGAAATTCAACCGGGTGAAAGAGGCTGGATCGAAATTCATTACAATCCACATCTAGAAGGTAATTTTCGGAAACAGGTTGAAGTTTATTTTATTGATTTCCCTCAAAAAATTCCTGTTTATTTTTCAGGCAATACAGTTTTAACTCAAGGTTTAAATGAAGATCCATTCTACTTAAACATTTTTGAATATGCTGAATTACCTGAAATTGAATGGATCGACTCTCCGGTTTTTGATTTTGGAGATATTTTGATCGGATCACCGGTAACTCACTATTTTAATTTCATCAATCGGTCAAATCATGCTATAGCGATCTCAAATGTGTTAGGTGGAAGTGAACCGATTGCGAGAGGTTGGAAGCAGGAAATTATTCAATCTAATGATACAGGATGGGTTAAAATGGAATTTTCACCTGCCAGTCCTTCACGGTGTTTTTACAAATCAATTCATGTTTATTTTGAAAATTATCCCGGAGATCAAAAAC
This window contains:
- a CDS encoding PQQ-dependent sugar dehydrogenase; this encodes MNLRKLCALTAIALCAHISVNAQVVEHPHIDLELVPSPGFNSPVDIANAGDSRLFIVERTGYIRILNTDGTSSLFMDIDAKVKSSGGEQGLLGLAFDPNYAANGYFYVNYTNNTGTGNTVVARYTRNAVNPNIADVASEVIIMTIVQPFTNHNGGNLEFGPDGYLYIGTGDGGSGGDPGNRAQDITDQKLGKMLRIDVSSLPYTNPATNPFIGITGDDEIWQYGLRNPWRFSFDRETGDLWIGDVGQGAWEEVNFQPASSTGGENWGWRCYEGNAVYDGAGCAGAGSYDFPIYVYNHTFALGGYAITGGYVYRGTQYPGMVGYYIFCDYVSGNWWTTVSNGVGGWTSVKEPFTQDDISTFGEGADGEIYCASLSGGEIYHVVDACGDFELSTSVTNANFGLNNGAIDLTVTGGNAPFSYAWSNAATTEDISSLMAGSYSVTVTDAIGCTRLATVTVSSVCGPLPSISITGLSSTTASFDWIDEGVGSYKVQYRPAAGGAWTNSMVATSNVTLAGLTPATAYKLKVSYTCPGGTKYSKSKNFSTPARLGTEEIIAPEIIPNPGSGLFNVLNLDNKTTIRIFDITGQLTGEFSGQTNATLDLTNYAEGMYFVQFVKENNVVSVQQLIIAR
- a CDS encoding G-D-S-L family lipolytic protein: MKLFKNIRYKIASLFLLFRIHGDVSGQMTASGNFDPEINYYRQVDTVGQLPQNPILFIGSSSIKNWIKLDSAFVGYPILNRGFGGSTFEDVINYADDVILKYDPKQIVIYCGENDFAAVDTISPEIVFSRFVNLISVIRNKYTDVPIIYISLKPSPSKINMMHKIIAFNTMVAVYSAQQSNITFANIYSRMLTPDGRPDTTYFYDDKLHMNEKGYGVWNEIVRPLLVE
- a CDS encoding winged helix-turn-helix transcriptional regulator, which encodes MGLAKIEDFTIRENKIAQFAKALAHPARIAILQLLLKKQTCYCGDIVEEMPLSQSTVSQHLKELKNAGLIKGTIDGAKICYCIDEIVWEQAQHYLVALLKTPVQTNKCC
- a CDS encoding arsenate reductase ArsC encodes the protein MSPIKVLFLCVHNSARSQMAEAYLKKFGGSAFEVESAGLEPGKLNPLAIAVMQEDGIDISNNPTKDVFGMYKDGKLFNYVVTVCDAHNSERCPVFPGITTRIGWEFDDPSSFTGTQEEKLERTRVVRDQIKASVKQFIQDRNL
- a CDS encoding MIP family channel protein, coding for MKRYLAEFIGTFALVFCGTGAIIINEQSGVISHAGIAITFGLIVMVMIYAVGNISGAHFNPAVTIAFTAAKKFPLDQLSQYIIAQVGGAVLASLILKFLFPENILLGTTLPSGTDLQSFVLEIILTFFLMFVIINVAHGSKEQGMFAGLAIGSTVLLDAMFAGPISGASMNPARSFSPALISGEFSHLWIYLTAPIIGALLAVLLHNILTKPDAIKLQSN
- a CDS encoding T9SS type A sorting domain-containing protein, translating into MTRGYGQAPEIEWQKTIGGSGYDWLKCSQITFDGGIILAGNSSSGISGDKTEDTIGGWDVWVIKLDSNYNIEWQNTIGGDQGEGIEGLQQTIDGGYILGCISNSDISGDKTENHLGGADSLGNYYDYWVVKLDSNGNIEWENTIGGWEDDFLYSISQTDDHGFIVGGHSESYVSGDKTESSISGAPDYWVIKLDSVGNIIWQNNIGGTSLDYLCSTKQTADGGYILGGYSASGISGDKTEASLGSYDLWIIKLDSSGNIEWQNTIGGSNWDYLTSIELTNGNGYVISAHSYSGISGDKTEENFGFEDYWVVKLDSLGNIEWQNTIGGSKRDNLKSIQNTSDGGFILGGYSNSGITGDKIENNYTGADIYGNNYYDYWIIKLDSTGLIEWQNTLGGSESDLGWFAQQTPEGNYLISGWSYSGASVDKTEEGIGDRDFWIIKLFPDCTFNTEICNDIDDDCNGFIDDALPIFTMYADNDNDTFGNSDFDTLTCYATAPGYSSDSTDCNDANFLINPGANEFCNHLDDNCNILIDDDLPQFILYYDQDGDHFGNVLIDTSTCFFDLANYQSDSTDCDDTNPLIYPGAPEILDGLDNNCNQIVDEGVGLDGIKNENAISIYPNPANDKIILSINTQFNINSSSNITICDLSGKNILQMIIKSGETEIDVSEFINGFYFVKVVIDGSKFMHKLIVE